The Kiritimatiellales bacterium genomic sequence GAAAACACCGTACCCGGTGATTATGAATTTCGCATTATCACCAAATCGGGGCTTTCAAATCCGCTGCTGTTTCGCGTCAGCAACCTGCCGGAATTTGACGAGCTGGAGCCGAATGATCTAATAATGCAGGCGGAAGAACTGGAATCGGTGCCGGTGATTATCAACGGACAGATTATGCCCGGTGATGTAGACTGCTTTAAATTTTTCGCCGCAAAAGGTCAGACGCTGGTTCTGCAAATGGATGCGCGTGCACTGATGCCGTATCTTGCCGACACCGTGCCGGGCTGGTTTCAGGCGGAACTTACACTGTACGATTCCTCCGGTAACGAAGTTGCGTTTAAGGACGATTTCCGTTTCGATCCTGATCCGGTACTGATTTATAAAATTCCCGTCAGCGGCGAATATACCGTTACGGTGAATGATGCGATGTTTCGCGGCCGTGAAGATTTTGTTTACCGTTTGACGATCGCTGAGACGCCGTTCATTGAAAGTGTTTTTCCGCTCGGCGGATGTGAGGGTGAAACGACGGAGGTGAAACTTTCCGGCGTAAATCTGCCGGCGGATAAAATTCTGATTACCGCCGGTTCCGGCAGTGCACCGGATATTCAGCAGATTCATCTGGGTCAGTCTAACCGGCGCATGTTCCGTGTGGATGCGCTGCCGGAAGTATTTGAAAAAGAGCCGAACGATACTTCCGGCGCCGCGCAAGCGGTTCCAGCCCGGTGTGTGGTGAACGGACTGATTTCAGAATCCGGCGATGTGGATGTCTATTCATTCACCGGCGTCAAAGGCGAAAAGAAAACCGTTGAAGTCATGGCGCGCCGGCTCGGGTCGCCGCTCGATTCGCGCCTGATGCTGCTCGATACCGGCGGAAAAATACTGGCGTTAAACGATGATTCGATGGATCGAACCAGTGCCCTGCTTACGCATCATGCCGACTCGCGCATTGACACCGTTCTGCCGGCGGACGGTATGTATTATCTGCGTATTGAGGATGTGCAGAATAAAGGCGGGGCCGAATTCGCATACCGTTTAATGATCGGCGAAGCACAGCCGGACTATCAACTGCGCATTGTGCCGGCGAGTATCAAAATTCCCGCCGGCGGCTCTGCGATAGTGGATGTACATGCAATCCGCAGCGGCGGTTTCAACGGAAAAATTGAACTCGCGCTGAAAGACGCGCCAGACGGAATGTCCATTCAGCGCGCCGCAATTCCCGAAGGCGTTGATAAAGTTCAAATGCTGATAGCCGCTTCATCGAATGCCGTGCGGCAGATTACGGCGCTGCAGGTTGAGGGCACCGGTAAAGCCGGTGTGCGTACACTCCGGCGTACGGCGCTTGCAGCGGAAGATATGATGCAGGCATTCTATTACCGTCACCTCGTGCCGTCCGGCAGTTTCATGGTGCAGATTTCAGATCCGGAACCGGTCACCGTAGCCTTGCGGCTGCCGCTGGAACGGCGCTATGCCGTCAAGCCCGGTACAAAAATAGAGATTCCGGCAGCCACCCGGTGGCAGACAGACGTTGCCCGGCGCGGCATCAGAATCATCCTCTCCGATCCGCCGGAATGGCTCACGCTTGACACTGTAAATCTTGGCGGCGGCGGCGGGAAAATTGTGCTGAGTGTCAGCCGCAATGCCGAGCCGAAAGACCGCACAACCATTCGTCTGAGCGGCTCCGTAAATATTCCGCTGCCGTCCGATCACCCTGATTACAATCCGGTCATGAAGGCGCGAAATAACCAACCATATGAATTTGCCATCGATGCCATACCGCTGGAGATCACCGAATAATATCAAATGAATTCAGTTGATAATTAATTCATCGCAAAAAGATGCAGAAAACATAAAAAATAAACCCGCAGATGAAACCGGATACAAACGGAATTGGAATCCGGTAAAATATGTTAATCCCGGCAAAAAATACCCGGTTATATCCGTGTGATCTGTGGTTAAATGCTTTATTATAACAATAACAAAGGAAAAAATTGACCGCCGAAATTATTAAAACCTGTTGTGATGTCGACACCGCTACACTTGCGCTGCCGGAACATGCCGCACATTGTATCACCGTTCAATCCTGTAAAAATATGCACGAACTTGTGCAGCAGACTGTAGAAAAATTGAACGCCGGGATTTTAAGTCAATTTGTCTTCGCCGGTACACAGCACTGTACCGAAAATTTTTCCGGTGTCTGGCTGCAGGGTGACGCGTCTAAAGACGGTGACATTTATTCAACGCAGGCCGTTGCAATTTCCGGTTTGCTGCTGACGCCGGTTTTTATAAACGGGAAAGAAACCGGCTTTGTTTATGAAGATTCCTGCGCACGCTACTGCCGGCTGCGCGGCGTAATCCCGGCGGATACCGGCGCGTCGCGCACTGAACAGACACACTCCGCATTTGCCGTCACTGAAGCTGCACTCAATTCCGCTGGCTTCAGATTCACCGATATTATCCGCACCTGGATCTATCTTGATCAGCTGCTGGAATGGTATGCCGACTTCAACACTGCCCGCACGCAGTATTTCCGTGATGCCGGAATTTTTGAACATATGGTGCCCGCCAGCACCGGCATCGGCGCCGCCAATCAATTCGATACCGCCATCATGATGGACGTTCTCGCGGTGCAACCCAAATCGGCAGAATTAAAAATTCAAACCGTTGTCTCACCGCTGCAAAATCCGGCGCTCGACTATAAAAGTTCATTCAGCCGCGCCATCGAAATGAATTATCCAACGCATCGCGAACTTTTCATTTCCGGTACTGCCAGCATTGATTCCGCCGGAAAATCCGTTCACCAGAATGATCCTGAAAAACAGATCCTCCTCACGCTTGACGTCGTACGCGCCATTCTGCGTTCCCGCGAAATGGACTGGCGCAATCTTTTCCGCGGCATTGCATACTTCAAAGACATGAGCTATCTGCCGCTTTACGAGGAGATTGCCGAAAAAGCCGGTATTCCGCGGTTTCCGCTCGCCATTTCGCACGCCGATGTCTGCCGTGACGATCTTCTTTTTGAAATCGAAGTCGACGCCGTGAAAATTAATTAACGCCGGCGCTGCTGATCCGTATTTCCGCGCTGTTGCTGCTGTGAATTACGCTGGTTGTTAGGATGATTCTGTTGCTGTGTTCCATTGCGCTGTTGCGACGACTGTTGTGACTGTCCGCCGAAACGCGGATCATTGCTGCGCGAAGAACTTTGCGTTTCCCGATTCAACCGTTGCATAAATTGCTGACGCTGCGCCGCCGGCATTTGCCGCAGCATCACCGAAACGCGATCTGCCATCGCTGCCGTTGCTGAAGCCGGCGGCGGTACCGCCGGCATCGCTGATGGCGTACGCTGTGCACCGGTGGAAGCGGTTACCGCACCGCCCTCGCCCTGCGGAATAATTCCCTGACCGTAACCGCGCGCAGCGTCATCTTTCACTTTGCGCGCCGGTGTATAATTCACCGTATACATTTCCGTTTCGTCAGTAATAAAATGTTTCACCTTTACGCCGTCGAACACGATTTCCACAATATCCCACTCACGCAGAAATTGTGCAATCGGCTGGCGCGGATCGCGCGGATCAATCATCTGGCTCAGCGCACTTTCCGTCTGTCCCTCCCATACGCGCAGATTCGCCTGTGGACGAGACTTCAGCGAAAACAGCGCACTGCGCTCTGTGCCGAGAAATACACCTTTCACCACCAGATCAGGATATGAATTCAACCCCGTCGCCTCGCGTTGAATAATAAACAGATGCTTCGAAACCACTTCGTTCATAGACGACGGCAGCTTCGCCAGCGAATCGAGCGCCGGTGCAGAAACCGCACGACTGCCGGCGCGCAGCGGCGCATTATCGCGCGGCAGATGCACCGCCGGAATTAACACCGCCGCCGCAAGCACACAAACGGCCGCGAGCGCCGGAATTGCCAAACGTTGAACCGGAATTTTCATGATGCTGTCCTGCAGTTAATATGAATTGTCATTTGCAACCGAATGCGCGGCTCCGCCGGTGAGGAAGAAGACGACGCCGTCGGTGCCGGGCGCTGCATCAGCGTCGCCGGCATTCCGCCGTCACGCTGACGCATGTTCTGTAACGCGAGATTAAACTGATCAATCACAATCAGCGGACGGTGCGTTTCAAGCTGATAGAAAAAATTCAGAATATCCGGATAGCGCCCCGTGCCACGCACCGAAAACGTCAACTGTCCCGCCGGTGCGCGCAGCGACGGACGCCCCATTGAAATTTCCAGTCCCATATCCGGCGCCATCTGATTCAGCAGTTTCACCATCGCCGCTTCCATCATCACGTCGTTGCCGGTGCGGTCAAAAAGCAGCCCGTCCGTCTGCGCCGTCACGCCCAGCAGTTCAGCATTTTCATTTTGAATTGCATCGGTGAACTGCAGCATTGCGCGGTAACTGTCGCGCGTGCGGCGCGCCGCTTCGAGCTCTTCCAGTTTTCCGGCGCGGTAGTTTTCCGATGCGTTCCACAGCGGAACCATCACACCGAATACAAACAGCACCGCCGCGCCGGCAAACACATAAATTCGCTCGCGCCGCGACAGCCGGTTAAACCAGTGTTTAAAATTTTCAATGTTCACTTTCATTTTTGTCTCCCGAAGTAGACGCGGCGTCCCCGCCGCATTTTTACGCTGGATTGGAATGCGACGAGGACATCGCATCTACTTTCCAGAAATTTATTCATCGCCGGAACTCCTCAATGCCGCCGTAATTCTAAAGCCGTAATAATCCTCATTTTTCTCGCCGATGTTCGACTCTTCCACTGCGCCGGCAAACGGCAGGCTCATCACCAGCTGCGGAAGCTGATCCGGCTCTTTCGACCGCCCGCGCAGTTGAATCGATTTGCCGCGCGAATAATCCATGCCCTGCAAATACGTATTCGTCGGCAGCGTCGTTGAAATTGTATTCAGCATTTCCATCACACTCTCGCGCGTTTGCACCAGTTCATTCAACTGCGCAATTTCAGCCTGCATCTCGCGGTTTTCATTGCGTACCGCCGCGACCGGTGCGGCGCGCCGGCGCAGCACCGCCGTTTCGCGCTCAACAGATTTAATTGCCGCCGCCGGTGCGAATGTATGCACCAGCCAGCCGCCAGTCAACTCCACCGCCAGCAGCGCCGCCAGTCCGATGATAATCAGCGTCCGGCGGCTCAGCGGAACTTTACGTCCCGAACGGTCAATTAAATTTAATGTCGCCGGCGCTTCTGCAACAGCGGCGCATAACGCCGGAGTCAGTGCCGGATTCCCCGCCGGAAAATTTTCCGGCGCTTCCAGCGTTTGCACATACAATCCGAACGCCGCTTCCAGCGCGTGCCGCGTTTCTTCCGGCAGCTTTTCATCACCGGTATAAATAATTTTTCCAACTCCCTCCGCACCGATCAGATCGCGGTGGCGCGCAACCAGTTTGCGGATGGAATCAACCAGTTCTGAACCGCAGCATGTCGAACAAGGAATTTCGAATTTCGAAGTATCTCCTTCCCTCTGCTGTTCAACATTCCTTATTCGATATTCGAAATTCAGGCTGTCTTGAAGCAATCCGTTCGCATAGAGCGCGAGTTCGGTTTCGCCGCCGGAGGAAAAAATAATCAGCTGCGACGCGGATTCGGGCGGCGAAACGAGCAGTGCGCTGAGCGGAATGACTTCGTCCACCGGAATACCGGCGGCGCGGAACGGCGCAAGCAGTGCCGTAATTTCAGACGCGCGCGCCGCAAGCAGATTCACACCAATCTGTTTGCCGTCCGGCGCCGGTGCGAATGCAAACGAAATCCGACGGTCATTTTCCGGCAGCGGCACATGACGCGCCGCTTCAAACTGCAACATCTGCGCAAGATCGTTGCGCACCGCCGCCGGATAAAACAGTGTACACTGCATTACGAGCGAGCGCGGCGGACAAACCAGCACGCGCGCCGGAATTTTTCCAGCGGTGCAGATTTTTTCCGCCAGCAGTTCCGGTGCTTCCGCGCGCGGAAACCGTTCCGCCATTTTCACCGCCGGTCCGAGCAGCGACTGTTCAATCCAAACCGCATCAACCGTTTTATTTTGAATCACGAGCGTTAAACTGGATGTTTTAAAGTTCATTCATTTCCTCCGGCTCAGTTTCGGCAAGCACTGCGTCAAGCAGTTCACCGGCGGCATTTATGTTTAATTCTTCGGCGGTGTAATTTTTTCCGTCGGCGGAAAGTATCAGCTTCATGAGAACGGTGTAACGCATCGCACCGACGTCTTGAAAACCATCGGCGACGAGATAAAGAAAATCCGGCAGCACCGCGACTTTGGTAAAAACGCTTTCTTCCTTTTCAATCAAATGCGAATCGTCCGCCGGCAGTGCGCCGGCGAGAATGTAGCGCTGCGCCGCTTCCACCGCCGCGCTGTTATCGCCGATAAACCGCCGGAAAATTCCGCCGCCGGTCAGCAAACCGTTTTCTACCGCCGCCGGCATTCCATAACCGTACAAAATTTCCGGCGACATTCCGTTCACCAGCAGAAGTTCTTCCACCGTTTCAAAATCACCGTTGCGGCAATGACGCGGCGGTTCGAAGCTCTGATAAAATTCTTCTTCGGCGCCGTACTCGCGCGCGTTATCGTCCGCATCGCGCCAGTCGAGAATTGCATCCACCAGCGCCGACCGCTCCGGGCTGTCGTCCATGTTGCACGCAACTTCAAACAGACGGTGCCACTGCGTGGCAGTGAGATCGTTCACATCCAGCGCAAACGGTTTGATGATGAAACGGTACGCAAACTGTCCGCGACCCAGCGGAACACCGGCGCGGTAAAACATCAGTTCTTCAATTTCAGTTTCATAAAAACTGTCATCCATCACAAAAAAAGAATTTCCGGCGGCGTCTGCATAGAGCGATGCATTCGTGCGCGCTAATTCAATCTGCGCCGCCGCCAGCGCGCTGAAGGCAAGCTGACGGTTTTGCGCATCGTCATAAAATCCGTTCGACGCGCGCAACTCGCCGCGCAGTTCGCGCCCGAATCCGGCAATCAGCAGCGCCAGAATTGCCACCGCCGCCAGTACAATCAGCAGTGCCGAACCGGAACGTGAATCAATGTAGGATAGGCTTCCAGCCTGTCTACGTTTGCCGGATTGTGGGGCAGACATTCCTGTCTGCCCGTTTTGAGCAGACAGGAATGTCTGCCCCACATTTGCCGCTCCGGCGTGAACAGGCTGGAAGCCTGTCCTACTTTGGAAAAAACATCTCACAAAATTTTTCCTTTCACGGCATAATTAAATCTAAAAATTTCCGGCGCACCGTTCGGCAGTTGAATTTTGAGTTCAATAAAATCCGGCACAGCGAGTGCATAATTACCGGCGATTTCGTCCGGCTCCATTTCCACCGGCTCGCCGGATTCTTCGTTGTAAATCCAGTAACTGAAATTCAGCGCCGTGGCGGTGCGAATTAAATCTGCTTCCAGCACCGGCAGACGTTCATCCACTGTACCGGAAATTCCCTTCCAGTCGCAGTCGTCGCCGACCGGATTATCAACCTCGCACAAAAATGAAACATCGCGGAGTTTTAATTCGAACAGTTCACTGGTTTCGTTCTGCGAAATATTGAGCGTAATCCAGTGCAAATATCCGTCGCGCTCCGGTTTTAAAAACGGGCGCGGCAGACAGAACCCGAGCGACTGCATTTCGCCGCGAAAACGAATCGTGCCCTCTTCAACATCGTATTCGTTTGTTTCCGACAGCAACCGCTGTTCCTGCATAGACAGCGTAACGCTTTCCGCAGCGCGCAGTGCATCGCCGAGCATTGATTCGAGCGCGCGCAGCCGCATTGTATCGGCAACCGACTTCTGCGCCTGAACCACCGAATCCATCGCATTGCGCACAATGCCGGTTAACGCCGCCGCCAGAATTCCGAACACCGTTAATGCAACAAGTAACTCAACGAGGGTAAACCCTCGTTGCAGTTCAGAGTTCACAGTTTTTAAAAAACCCTGAACGTTGAACTCTGAACGTCGAACTCTCATTCTTCTATCTCAAAAACCTTAAACCCGCTCATCTGAACTTTTCCGCCGTCCCACGTCACTGTGATGTTCAACTGCGCCGGAGTTCCGGCGGCAAATTCAATTCCCGGCCATTCGTCAAATCCTTCGGTTGTAATTCCGGCAGTCCACGCAAAACCGTTTTCGTCACCGGAAATTTCATCCTCAGAAAATTCCGGTGCGCGACGCAGTGAATCCATTTCGCGCGTCGCGATGCGAACGGCCTGCGCATGATCTTTTATAAACGTCACATTTTTCAGATGACTGCCGAGCGCCGTTAAAATTCCGCCGGCGGCAATTCCTAAAATGGTTAACGCAATTAACACCTCTAATAATGAAAAACCGGTACGCAACGTAGAACAACCGTCACCTGTCCGCCATAGCTTTAGCGCCGGTGGACGGTTGTTTTGCAAGCGTCCACCTTCGCCGAGGCTTCGGCGAACAGGTGACGCTTGCTCTGCTTTTTCTGTTCCACTTTTTTTCATTATAAAATTTCCGGCGCGCCGGTGAGCGCGTCGCAGGTCAGTTCAATGGTTATGTTTTCGCGGGAAAGCCGGATGCCGCTGCCGGCGGTGCTGCCGAGCGGTGTAAAGCTGAGTAACGGCGCGCCGGTTTCGGATGTGGGGCGGAATTGCCACTCCCGCTGGTCGCTGCTTTCGCCAGCGAAAGCCTCTCTTCGAGTCCTGTCTGCCCTTTCCGATATTTGCGCAGACAGGAATGTCTGCGCCGCAAGTTGTTCAATGGTGGTGCCCTCTGAAAAAATACATACGCGGAAAAAACGATTGGTGGCCGGTTCAAATTCCGGCGCGCGACCGGAATTAAAAAATTGTGCGTCGGTAATTTTCAGTTCGCGTGCGTATGCCGATTCCACTGCATAAACGGTGCGCGCCGGAATATCGGCATACACATCGACCTGCGTTTTTTGTTTCACCGCCGCCGCGCGCGCGTCTTTTAATAATTCCGTTAATCCGCGCGTCTCTTTTTTCAGTGCGTTTTGCGGCAAATCAAATCCGGAGAATGATGATACCGCCACGAACGACAGTATTGAAATTATTCCTAACATCACCAAAAGTTCAATTAATGTGAAGCCGTTTTTCGGTTCAGAGTTCACAGTTCGGAGTTCACGGTTTTTTACTGCCGATGCACAATTGCACAGCAAACTCTGAACCCTGAACCCTGAACGCTGAACTCTCATTATTCCTCATCCAGATTTGATAAATCGGCGTTATATTTTTCGCCGCCTTCAACACCGTCGGCGCCGTAGGAAATAATTTCAAACGGTTCATTGCCGGAACCGGGGACGATGAAAATATAATCGTTGCCCCAGCCGTCGCGCAGTGCGCGGCGCTTCGTCAGATATTTGCCGGCCCAGCGGTCTTCGAGTCCGTCGGGACAATCGTACAGAGCACCGAGTCCTTCTTCCGGCGACGGATAACGGCCGATGTCCAGACGAAACCGTTCGAGTGCGTTTTCGAGCGCGGTGAATGATGTTCGCGTTGCTTTGACTTTGGCTTTGTCTTCTTCGCCGCTGAAATTCTGCACCGCAATTGTTCCGATAATCATCAGAATTACCAGCACAACGAGCAGTTCGACTAAGGTGAAACCTGCATTTGAGCGTTTTCTTTTTTTCATATTTCTTCCTCTTTATTCCGTATTGCGTACTGCGTATTCCTCGCCAAGATACGCAAATACGTAATACGAAATATTTTCTATCCTCCCGTACTCATCATCATAATTCCCTGCAGCGTTGCGACAACAATCACGCCGACAACAATTCCCATGACGATGATAAAAAACGGTTCGATGACGGTGACGACGCGCGACGTGGTGGCGTCAACTTTTTCTTCGTAGCGGTCGGCGACTTTGTTGAGCATGAATTGCAGTTCGCCGGATTCTTCGCCCATTGTGATCATGCGCGCTGCGAGTTCCGGAAATTCTTTGTTCTGCTGCAGAAATGTTCCCATCGGCTGACCGGACTGCACGCGCACATAAACTTCTTTCATTAAATTCCGCAACGCCGCGTTGTTGAGTGTGCCGCCGGTAATTGAGAGCGCCGAGAGAATCGGAACCTGTCCGTCGAGCAGCGAGCTCATCATCCGGCAGAAGCGGCTTGTTTCCGCCTGTGCGATGAGCGTACCGAACAGCGGAATTTTCAGCACGGCGCGCCCGAATGCGATTTCGCCGTCTTCGGTGCGCGTTTTCATTTTATGCCGGAAAAACAGCAGCGCGATGAGCGCCGGAAAAATCCACCAGTAACGCTGGAAAAAGCGGCTGGCGGAAATTACGCCGGCGGTCAGCGCCGGCAGAAGCTGTTCGTTTTCTTCCAGCATTTCTGCAAAACTCGGCACCACAAAAAACATCATGATGGCGATGACGATGATGCCCATGACGACGAGCAGCGACGGATAAATCAGCGCGCCGGTTACTTTACTGCGCAGTTTCATCCGGCGTTCAAGCAGTTCGGCAATGCGCCGCATAATCAAATCCAGCGAGCCGGACATTTCGCCGCCGCGCACCATGTTGACATAAAACCGGTTGAACACCTGCGGCTGACGCGCCAGCGCATCGGCGAACGACGCACCGCCGTTCACATCCTGCCACACTGCGGTGAGAACTTCTTTGAAACGCGGATGCGTACAAAGTTCCGCCTGCGTTTTCAACGCCTGTTCGAGCGGAACTTTCGCGTCGAGCAGCGCCGATGTTTCGGTTGAAAAATCGACAAGCTGCTGCTGCTTAATCCGTTTTGTTAATGACAGCGCCGGCGAACCGTTCACGCCCTGCTCGCCGGCGCCGGTGAGGCTCAACACAATCCAGCCGTTTTTCTGTAACGACTGCAGCGCCTGCGCTTTGCCCGGTGCTTCGAGCGCGCCGTTGCGCGGCGTTCCATCGGCAGTTACAGCTCTGTATGAATAGCGGTTCATTTTTAAAAATTCGAAATTCGAAATTCGAAGCACGAAACAAATGTTAATTTTAAAAATTCAAAATAAAAAACCGGTGGAATGTTTTTAATTTGAAGTTTGTTTCGAATTTCGAGCTGCGGATTTCGTGCTTTCATTTTTATCCCCATCTCGTTACGCGCCGGATTTCTTCAACGGTGCTGTCGCCAGCGATAATGGCGTCCCAGCCGCATTCGCGCAGCAGCCGCGTACCGCTGGCGCGCGCAAGCTGACGAAGCGGCGCGGCTTCGGCGCTGCACTGAATAAGCGCTCGCATTTCTTCGTCGACCACGAGCAGTTCATAAAGTCCCATGCGGCCGTAAAAGCCGGTGCCGTCGCAATGCTCGCAACCGCGTCCGTGATAGAGTGTGTATTCGCGTTCGCGCGCTTCCGGAAAATCGGCGAGGTGCGACCCTTCGATCGTGTTCGGCTCTTTGCATTGCGAACAGATCCGGCGGCAAAGCCGCTGCGCGAGCACACCGCTCAGCGCCGATGCGATGAGATAATTTGCCACGCCCATTTCTGAAAGGCGCGCAATACTGCCGGCGGCATCATTTGTGTGCAGCGTACTCAAAACCATGTGACCGGTGAGCGACGCCTGGATGGCAACGTCCGCTGTTTCACTGTCTCGAATTTCGCCGACCATAATAATATCGGGGTCTTGACGGACAATCGAACGCAGCCCGTTTGCAAACGTCATGCCGGTTTTCGGATTCATTTGAATCTGATTGATCGCCGGCAACCGGATTTCCACCGGATCTTCAATCGTAATAATTTTTACTTTCTCACTGTTCAGATGTGTAAGTGCGGTGTGCAGCGTGGTTGTTTTTCCGCTGCCGGTCGGGCCGGTAACCAGAATAAAACCCTGCGGGTCTTCGATCATTTTTTTGAAAAGCTGCTGCTCGCGCGCCGGCATTCCGAGGCGGTCGAATTTCAGTTCAACCTGCTGCTGATTAAGCAGACGAATAACGACGTTCTCGCCGTAAATGGTCGGCGTGGTTGCAACGCGCATATCCAAATCGTGGCCTTGAATATTCATTTTAATGCGGCCGTCCTGCGGAATGCGGTGTTCGGCAATATCAAGCCGGGCGAGCAGTTTCAACCGCGACACGACGGCGGCGTGATGTTTTTTGTCGATCTGTTCTGCTTCGTACAAAGCGCCGTCGACGCGATAGCGAACGCGCAAACGGTGTTCGCCGATTTCCACATGAATGTCGGATGCGCGCCGTTTGACAGCCTGCGTGATAATCAGATTCACCATCCGCACCACCGGCGCTTCGAGTGCGAGGTCGCGCAAATGCTCCTCTTCGTCGCTCCAGTCGCCGGCCTCAAAAACGCTGGCGTCTTTCATTACAGTGCTGAGATTATTCTCGGCGAAGCCGCCGGTTGTTGCGAGCGCTTCATCCATCTGCGCCGGCGTTACAACGAAGAGCGGCAAATCGTGTCCGTATTGCAAACGCAGTGCATCCATCGCCGACCAATCGGCGGGATTATCGGTGATGGCGGCGGAAATCTCGTCGTTTTTATTCAACAGCAAAATCCGATGCTCAAAGAAAAATGCAAACGGCAGTTCTTCGGAAAGAAAAACATGCTTCGCCGGATTTTCAATTTCGCACACCGGCAGGTCAAACTGTTCGGCGAGCGCGACGGCGAGATCGGCACCGGAAATTTTTCCGGCGTCAATCAGCCGTTCGCCGAGCCGTTCGCCGGAACTGTTTTCCTGCTGTGCGCGCAGTGCCGCCTGAATATCGTCGCGGCTCGCGGCGCCGCGCGCAACCAGAATGTCACCGAGCAGATGGTACGCCATGATTATTCTCCTTCAGCCGCGGCAGCTTCCGGCGCCGGTTTTTTCTTCTCCGCTTTTTTGCTTTTCGCGTCCGGGACTTCGAGATTGTAGAGCCTGCGGAGTTCATCGCCGGAATTTCCGCCGATAATTTTGGCGCGGAATGAATCGGTCAGGAAATCGGTTTCTGCGCGCGAGTCGACAACGTACGGCGTGAGAATCATCAGAATTTCAGAACCTTTTTTCAC encodes the following:
- a CDS encoding GspE/PulE family protein; translation: MAYHLLGDILVARGAASRDDIQAALRAQQENSSGERLGERLIDAGKISGADLAVALAEQFDLPVCEIENPAKHVFLSEELPFAFFFEHRILLLNKNDEISAAITDNPADWSAMDALRLQYGHDLPLFVVTPAQMDEALATTGGFAENNLSTVMKDASVFEAGDWSDEEEHLRDLALEAPVVRMVNLIITQAVKRRASDIHVEIGEHRLRVRYRVDGALYEAEQIDKKHHAAVVSRLKLLARLDIAEHRIPQDGRIKMNIQGHDLDMRVATTPTIYGENVVIRLLNQQQVELKFDRLGMPAREQQLFKKMIEDPQGFILVTGPTGSGKTTTLHTALTHLNSEKVKIITIEDPVEIRLPAINQIQMNPKTGMTFANGLRSIVRQDPDIIMVGEIRDSETADVAIQASLTGHMVLSTLHTNDAAGSIARLSEMGVANYLIASALSGVLAQRLCRRICSQCKEPNTIEGSHLADFPEAREREYTLYHGRGCEHCDGTGFYGRMGLYELLVVDEEMRALIQCSAEAAPLRQLARASGTRLLRECGWDAIIAGDSTVEEIRRVTRWG